The DNA segment gTAATGGCAAATTGTAGCATGGGAGAGTAGGAGAAGAATAGCAAAGAGCTacagttgatcaaaaaaaaaaaaaaaaaaagcaaagagcTACATTGAGAGCAAAAAGATAGTGTGATAAGAATATATGAAACTTGTTGCTATAATCGTTGATGCTGGCTTCATTTAAAAACCAAACGATATGAGTAACCCGGTAATGGTTATTCTACCGGTCGACCTTGTCGAGCTCTTGGGAGGAGCAGGACTAGGTCTTGAGCTTGAGTCCTACCAGCAGCAAAAAGGAGACTAGTTTAGATTGATCTGCTCTCGTTTTCAAGAAAGACCGGATctgaaattttgaaaaccataaacatttattaagatttttttctttcataagTTGGAAATTTATGTATATGTGTATAACTTTCAAAAAATCTGGAAGACAAGACCAATATTTCACTGGGTTGTACAATCTGGTCATGTCTTCAATAAACAATTTACCTAGaatctaaaactttttttttttgaaacacaaacctaaaatctaaaattatccgatataaaaagagaagaaaagttgTTATATTAATGAgtgataattgtttttttgaTTAACATGGGTATTCTGGACCTATGAAAAGACTTAAACTAATCTTCGAGGAGATGTGCAGCCGGGATGGACCCTCTCTCCGGGTATGCAAATAGGCCGTAGACATAAACTCATATCTGTACGTGTCGAGAAGAATGTGATTTAGTTTCACGCAACAGGTAGATTGAATTTGAAACGTGTTGGCGTCTCAAGTCATTCCCCTTACCACCTGTCCATAAGACCCCGGAAAGAAAGATATTGAGTGGTAATTTCCTCAATACAGTTCACATCATTTGAAGAAAAGACTGAAAGATTGTTCAGCTTAGGATTTACTTGGCACTTGGATTTTGTCGTAAAAAACTTGGAGAACCAGAAGCGTATAAACAATTTTATGTGTCTACTCACTAGTGCGGTACTGCTTCTCGTGAAGTTTTATGCGGGCACTAACTAAaaagcttatatatatatgttgtttcaaTGACGCAGGAGTCGATAAAAGAAGCAAACACAAGACTCACTAACACAAAGTTAATTAAAACCAATATATTTACGACTAAGCTTTAGTCATTCATTCATTTGCATCTCAGCTCTAGTGTTTAATTTAAACAACTTCTTTGATCATTTAGCAAACCGTTGAAGCTTAAGTTAGGTAGTAACTAactttacttatttatttattttcgacTAAAAAGCTTATGATTatgaatttgaaaattttacaaTATCCTGTTCCAACAGAGGAACAATACATAATGGTGTATCCATATAAGTAGCAGTAAGAAACCATTGATTGGCATCTACGTGTGCTAAAGCATGTGTGACTTTGTTGATATTGCCTGATACATGAGTGAAAGTAACCGCTTCTATTCTTCGCCCATTCCTTGATGTATTGACAGAGAGTAGCTATTTGAAAGTAGTAATCCTTTTGGTGTAGCATCCGAACAAGATGAAGACGTACGGTCCCCTTCaaataagatagatttgaagcctcgaataaaaatgttttggatgaaCGATAATATTCCTTTAGCTTCAGCTTCTGATGGTGTGTTTGCGTAACCCAACTGTGTACCATAATATGAAAGTTAATTTCACTGGAAAGAATGTTGAAACTTTTGACAGTTACAGAGCAGCAACAATTTAAAGATAAGTTAGTGGTACATGAGCAAATCAAAACTCAGAATTATCAGATGGTACAAAAATAAGAAACCTTCTAAAAACATGTTATTACTTTACAAGATTTAACTTGCGTACTTGCCATTCAATGTAGGACTGGTTGTTGTTGATACAGCTAAACAATCAGCTAACAGACAAATTCCAAATGGAGAGACTTGGTAACAAACTGAAATAAGGTAGTAATaactttatatgaaaattaatttaccattagaaaaaaatagaaaatttttgaGAGTGACAGAGCATCAACCATGTAAAGACAACTTGAATGGTAACATGCGCAAATCAAAACTACAGAATTATTATGTAGATGGTTTAACAAAAACATGTGACACAGATTTGATTTGCGTACTTGGCCATTAACTGTAGTTGTTGTTGCTGTCTTAATcaaatctaataaaaaaatagaaagtttgAGTGAAATGAATCATGTGTCAGCCACAAGAGAGGAGACGTATCTTtagacaaataaataatatagaagTGCGTGCAAGTAAGAGAGAGCATCATCAACTTCGAGTCTCCCCCATCTTCAGTGAACGAACTAGAAAGAGAGATTGAGATAACATCATGGCGATTCCGATGCCAACTCGCCAGCTGTTCATCGACGGCGAATGGAGAGAGCCAATCTTGAAGAATCGCATCCCAATCGTCAATCCAGCAACCCAAGATGTCATTGGTATTAACAAAACCCTAGTTCATTCTTGTAATCGATTGGAACCAGATCTCGAGTTGCGTGTGTGTATGTGTTAGGTGATATCCCCGCGGCTACAAAGGAGGATGTGGAGGTTGCAGTCAACGCTGCTCGAAGGGCTTTCTCGAGGAACAAAGGTAAAGATTGGGCCAAAGCACCAGGAGCTCTTCGTGCTAAGTATCTACGCGCTATTGCCGCTAAggtaatgatatatatattatgcttTTTTCTATCAGTGTGTGTTGTTGAGTTATCTTTCAAGCCTCTGTTTTTGTTTAGGTGACTGAGAGGAAGTCGCATCTGGCTACGCTTGAGTCGCTTGATAGTGGTAAACCATTGGATGAGACTGTCTGGGACATGGtactctttgctctcttcttttttGGTTAAAGTCGGGATTTTTTTGAAGGGTTTTTTGGATCTTAAtgttggttttgtttgatgGGCTGCAGGAGGATGTTGCTGGGTGTTTTGAGTTTTATGCTGACCTTGCTGAAGGTTTAGATGCTAAGCAGAAAGCGCCTGTTTCGCTTCCCATGGAGACTTTTAAGAGTTATGTTCTCAAGCAACCTATTGGAGTTGTGGGACTCATCACTCCTTGGTAACTATCAGTTTCCTTTCTTTGGTGGTGGGTTCACTTGTTTTGGATCACACCTATGCTTTTAAACTTGGTTTGATGCTGTAGGAATTACCCCCTTCTGATGGCTGTTTGGAAGGTGGCTCCTTCACTTGCTGCAGGATGTACTGCGGTTCTCAAGCCATCAGAGCTTGCATCAGTGTAAGTGAACTGTGTATTTCGTTGTTATGCTTCTGCATTGGTCGGTCCTTCTTTGAGCTCTCATTTGTGTTATGGTTTTTTAACTTCAGCACTTGTTTGGAGCTTGCTGATATCTGTCGTGAAGTTGGTCTTCCTCCTGGTGTCCTCAACGTTCTTACAGGATATGGTTCGGAAGCTGGTGCTCCATTGGCATCGCATCCCAGTGTGGACAAGGTATTGGTCTTTGAGGCATACATCAAACATAATTCAATTTGACTAAAAGGGCTACTGATTAAACCATCATTGTAGTTTAATGTGTGCGGTTTCTTAGAACTTAAAATGCAAAAGTCATTGTTTCTTGGCAGATTGCTTTTACCGGAAGTTTTGCCACGGGAAGTAAGGTCATGACAGCTGCTGCTCAGTTGGTGAAGGTAATTcaaatttctgatttttgtgctatatattttttttccactCTTCATCAAACAATGTAAGTGACACAACTTTCGTGGCCTTGTTTGCAGCCTGTTTCGATGGAGCTGGGTGGGAAGAGCCCTCTCATTGTGTTCGATGATGTTGATCTTGACAAAGGTGAGTGTCACGAAAAGTAATTTAACGGTATTGATATAGATTGGTTTTATGATGAGTAGACATGAATTGGATCCGGTGAAGCTTTGAAATGAAAGCTTAGTATGTTTTGACTCCTGTTAATGATCTGAATAGCTGCTGAATGGGCTCTCTTCGGTTGCTTCTGGACAAATGGTCAGATCTGCAGTGCAACTTCCCGCCTTCTTGTTCATGTAAGTGCCAACCATGTGTTTCATTATCTTCTGCTTGCTTTTTTGTGTGAACATGAACTACATGCCGTAGCTGAAGAAGTGAATATTCCAAATTATACAATAAGATGTTTCGATAGAGGTCCATAACAATGATAATTATCTCAGACCAAACCTTTTGGGTGGTTATTGCCAACAGGAATAAGTCACTGCTGGATACAATTGCCGATTCTTGTGTGTAATTTATGAATATATGCCTTATGacatttcaattttatattttgaatcctAGGAAAACATCGCATCTGAATTCATAGAAAAACTTGTAAAATGGAGCAAGAACATTAAAGTTTCTGACCCCTTGGAAGAAGGATGCAGGCTTGGTCCTGTTGTCAGCGAAGGGCAGGTAAAAGCCATATCATGTTTCATCTGGATTGTTATGATCGGAATGAGAGCTGACAAATGTGAATGTTGCAGTACgagaaaattttgaagtttatcTCAACGGCTAAAAGTGAAGGGGCAACGATTTTACATGGGGGTTCCCGACCTGAGGTATTTATTTTATCTCTCCCTTTCTTTCATATCCTTGATGCAGTTTCTTCCAGGCTATGATGCTGACCTCTACATCACATATACATCTCACAGCATCTGAAAAAGGGCTTCTTCATCGAACCAACCATCATAACTGATGTAACCACTTCAATGCAAATTTGGAGAGAAGAAGTTTTTGGGCCTGTTCTTTGCGTGAAAACATTCTCCAGTGAGGATGAGGCAATTGAGCTAGCAAATGATTCCCAGTAAGATCTTGTCCTAGACTAAACTTCTTTCTTAATTAAGATCTTTTGTGACTGAAAATCTTTGATAAATGATAGTTACGGATTAGGAGCTGCAGTAATATCTAATGATGCAGAAAGGTGTGACCGCGTAAGCCAGGTTAGTGCTTGTTTCTTAAACCATTTTCAGATTCTTTTGTAGTCTCTTACAATACCATCTAGTAACACAAATCAATACTCGGGTTCTACTTTTGTTAGGACTTTGAAGCTGGGATTGTGTGGATTAACTGCTCACAGCCTTGCTTTACTCAAGCTCCATGGGGTGGAGTCAAACGCAGTGGGTTTGGACGCGAATTAGGAGAATGGTACATACTCTCTATTATAAAACGAATCTTATTGTTAAGGACCTAAATCACTTGATGGCTT comes from the Brassica napus cultivar Da-Ae chromosome A7, Da-Ae, whole genome shotgun sequence genome and includes:
- the LOC106353651 gene encoding aminoaldehyde dehydrogenase ALDH10A8, chloroplastic, which encodes MAIPMPTRQLFIDGEWREPILKNRIPIVNPATQDVIGDIPAATKEDVEVAVNAARRAFSRNKGKDWAKAPGALRAKYLRAIAAKVTERKSHLATLESLDSGKPLDETVWDMEDVAGCFEFYADLAEGLDAKQKAPVSLPMETFKSYVLKQPIGVVGLITPWNYPLLMAVWKVAPSLAAGCTAVLKPSELASVTCLELADICREVGLPPGVLNVLTGYGSEAGAPLASHPSVDKIAFTGSFATGSKVMTAAAQLVKPVSMELGGKSPLIVFDDVDLDKAAEWALFGCFWTNGQICSATSRLLVHENIASEFIEKLVKWSKNIKVSDPLEEGCRLGPVVSEGQYEKILKFISTAKSEGATILHGGSRPEHLKKGFFIEPTIITDVTTSMQIWREEVFGPVLCVKTFSSEDEAIELANDSHYGLGAAVISNDAERCDRVSQDFEAGIVWINCSQPCFTQAPWGGVKRSGFGRELGEWGLDNYLSVKQVTLYTSNDPWGWYKPPC